Below is a genomic region from Rhododendron vialii isolate Sample 1 chromosome 5a, ASM3025357v1.
GAAACCGTAACACATTTACAGAATGTGATAAGATGGCATGTTCGCTTTGAAAACAGTTAGTGTAGGATGACAATGAACATCTGTGGAGTTCAAAATAGAACAAGGAACCAGTGTTTCGGAGTAATGTGCATAGGAAGAAgccagcatgcactgaccaGGTCACTCCATGCCAGTCCAACCTACGCGTGTCACTTCACCACTAGCGTGCGCTGGTCTGCTTTAGACCACAGCTTCTTATTTTCATCCAtttgggctctagaaggaccaatGTACACCCAGGACAAACAAAACAGTTAAATAAGCAGTTATAGGTAGTTTGAATGGGCATGGAAGCCACCAAAAGAATAttacaccccataaacagtgtggggacagaaACAAAGGCCAAGACCTAGTTACTCATGCAAAAGCCAGCCACTAGAGGAAGTATCAACCTGCACGCGTGAATCAAGGACCTGCGCGCGCTTATTCTGACTGGACTTCTAGTGCTTGGTGTTGCATACCTGGGCTCCGGGACACGTCCAGAAAGCTCCCAAGGGTATTCCAATGTAACAGATatgattattaaaatacaacTAACAATTTTTAACGAGAAAAACTATAAAATGACTATTAGCATGCTTGCAATGGTGTGTACATGGAAAAAACGTAAAATAATAGGGTCCCAGTCCCCATGCAAGATCTGCGCGCGCAATCATTGAGTGACGCTCACGTACTATGGACTGGCGCACGTTAGTAACCTGCACATATGGTttttgaaaccctgctagctttagggccaggacttggtattaattaccagccttggctttgccaacccccctcagggatcagaacagaaaccagaaggtgttatacctttagttttgagtttgaatgggTGTTTGAGCTTGAGTTGAAGGATGGCAAGGTGGTGCTTGATGGATTGAAAGAAGAGTAGTAGGCTGGTTAGTGGACTTGAGATAGACTAAAGAAGAGAATGGTTGCTCTTCTTGTTAGCAAAGTTGGCACCTTGTAAGCTTTTGTAACCCCATGCAAGGAGAAcaatggggggtatttatagagaaggAGGGTGGTGGTTATGGGGTTGTAACCAACCAGCAAGGGCTGGCTAGGGTTGTCCAAGAAGTCTCCCTCCCATAAAGGTTAATAGGAGGGGTGTGAGAGAGGGGGAACAACGGTGTCGTCTGGGCAGAAGAAAAGCTTCCCTTGTGAGATAGCCCCTTGATGATTGCTCCTGCAGCTAgcaaaaaggtgatgggacacAAAGTGGACCAGAGCACGCGACTTATGGACTGGAGCGCACGGGTCCTAGCAAGCCTGCCATGAACCAACGCGCGTAGTACATAAACCAATGCGTGCCAGAAGATTTCTCGACGAGTTTGAAAGGATATGGAACACTTAAGGCTTAAACACTCGACATTCtcgaggtgttcttgatccaattcatcattggagaatcaaaaaccgtaaagAAAGCAAGGCAATCGACGGTCcagattggagtgtctacaaATTGAAATTCACAAGCACAATTTCTGAATATGGGGAAGTTAAAGTGGCGAGGAAGGTGAAAGACGGGGTCCCCATTTGACGAAGGTGGGGTCATTCGAAGTTGATGTGAATCAGCAACTTTTGGTAACACTTGTGAGACTCGTGTTGAAGAAATGCAACTCGATCATGACAGGATACATGTCATGTTACACGACGTGTTTCCCTTGCATACCCGATTAGTAGATGAAATTGGAGGTGAAGTACATGTAAGTGAACCATCTAATGAATGTCCAACTGGGTAACAACGTACACAAGTTCCAAATAAAAATGTACAAAAATTCGACGACTCAAAGATGCAGGCAGTGATGGTGATCGGAGTGGATGAGCTGCCGAGCAAGGATTCTTTGAAAAAGATTGGGGAGATCCCGGCCGTTGAGCAGTTTGTTTACCTCAGGCTATAGTGTGGTATGTCTGTTGCACCTCTACTGCATCATGATTGTTTGGTGCCACGTTTTGACTATTGTTGTTTGTGTTTTGAGATTGCTTTAGGTGAGGCAAAGAATAATGCGGCTGTGCTATTATGATTTTGTAGTTGTGATTGTTTTTTAATCCCTGGTTAAATAAAGAGAAAAGACGTGCTGAAATGTAGTCATCTGTTATGTTACTTCTGTATGTAAACGtgggttctttttctttttctttttgcattcaACATCGGGTCAATATATGTGTACCTCGAGGAGTAGTTTGTTTTGAGCTTTGGTTTATAAGCTTAACGAGCTTAAAAGAAGATTAaacttggtttgtttatgtacAACGTCCCCCAATCCGAAAGTTAGAGAATATTTGTCGACGTggtgtaaaaataaaaacattaacGAACTTCAAAGATGAGACCATTTGGAACTCCGCAGAGAAAGCCTTATGACCCCTCGAAATATGGCTATTATTGGTTGTTGAATTCTCTCGTTATCGGTAGTTAGTTTGTTTTCATCCTTGAAgcacttttggacggtgagattgaacGCTGCGCCATCCCACCTTCCTCCCAAAGCAGCCACAGAGCTTTATAGAGAGAGATGCCATAGAGAGACGGATCCCTCCATGGATAAACCAGACCAGTGACCAAACATGTTTATAATTTGATAAAATAAGCAGCCGATGATGCATTTGAACGACTTTAGTTTGGACAGTCTTGAAAAGAAGATGTtctttttgccaaaattttGATGCTTTTTCAAAAAGCACGAAGTTAAATTTCGTTCAAGATTTTCCAACGTAAAAGAAGCCTCTTTTTTTTCTGCTTTGCttctggttttcaatttcaaggATACTACCGTATTCACGACCAGCACCCCCAGTGCCAGTAGTAGCGAATGGACGAAATTACTGCCAACCAAAAAACCAGAAGCTGGGCATTAAAGGCTGCAATTGgaaaatttggacaaaaaaaggCGCGAGCTTGTTAtatttggatgaatttttgagaaattttttagggTTATGAATAGAGACAGAAATGAGAGATTGAAAGAATGGATAATGAGTtgagagagatatagagagaaatgagaataatgattggagataaggATAatggagtggagagagaaatgaaagtaatgattgaaaatagggatgataagtattttttgagttggaaaaaaaatttcatgttgTGATCCAAACAAGGCAGAAATCCCACAAGTGGTTCTTTTATTATAGGTGTTTGGATAAGGCAGAATCCACTTAACTGTGTTTGTTCCTCCTAGTCTTGTGATTAGTACACAGCTATCTGCAAATGAGTATCTTAAGTTCAGAGCTTACCATTGCAAGAAGATTCAATTACTCGATATTCTGTTACGGCATGCTGAGAAGACATCACTTGAGCATCGTCAGCTACAGTTATTCTCTCAGATTTTCAATCATCCACCATCACCTGAAAGAAGTCAAATTGTAACGCATTAGGCCTTCCGAGGTTGCAAGACTATTCTGTTTTCGCTTTTTTTATTCCAtgtgctaaaaattgattatgtTGCCATGAAAAGCATGGGTGGTGCAATGAAAAAATGGAACTCGTGTTCTTTTGGCAATGAGAtgtttaaaaacaaaaaaaccaaataaaaatagATTGTCGGCTTCAACAAACAAGGGAATCACATAAAGTGAAACAGCAAGGGCAAGACGGAAGCAAATAAATCAAGGTGTAAGGACGCATTTTAGAGCGTCTTGGGGACCCAATGACAAGTGCCCAATACCTTCTTTGCAATGTTCTCTTTATATTTTGCAGATCCTGCAAAAGGTAAATTTATAAGATATAGCTCACAAAGGCGACAGTAGAAAAAGAAGGGgacaatgaagaagaagatgcagtGATGCAATTCTATTCCTTTGAAAGAAAAAGGGACAAGAAAGGTGAGTAAAAACACACACATCGCTTGATGCTCCAGAAGTTCTCTAGCGAAAGTTAGAATGCAATACTCTGGCACTTGTTTGTGTCCTCCCCATAACCAAGATGCCACTAATATCTCTATCCAGTCTGTGCACCCAATAAGAAACAAACTTGTAAACAGATTAGAGAGGATTATTGAGAGCCCCCAGGCTTTCATCCCAGTAGTAATTGACTATAGGAAATGCTGTCAAAAAAGACAGAGGGAAGgggggaaaataaaataataatccCAATGCACCAATTCAACCAGGGGATAACACACTTTGAATTATTGTCGCATGACCACTTGTATTTGTGGTGTAACTAATAGTTCTGGTATATAACACATTTTAGGGGCATTGGTTCCACCACATATAGAAAGAGTCATATAACAAGGGGTCAGAGTGGAAATATAACAAGCTTTTCTATCGCAATAAAGCTATGCTACTATTCTAATACAAACCATCTATACCGAACTTAAATTAAAGCTCACCAGTCGAGGGGGTTCTATGAAATCATATCTCAAATAACTAGCAGCTAGTTCATCTAAACTGTTTCTTATGCTCCACCCTGTCAAGATACATTAGTTGAATAAGGTGACTCAATGGCCACAATTTGTCAGTACACAGATAAATATAAGATTGAAGATGCCGATAGCTAACCTGAACAGGCATTCCAGGGGGTTTATTCACAACAATAATGGCTGAATCCTGAATATTGGAACATTTAACTTCAgatattgaaaagaaaagaacatgaTGTCAATACTATCTGATAAAAGCCAAATATCAAAATTTTAAGCACCTTATACAACTCAAGACTGCGGAGAAATTCCATTTCTTCTTCGTCGCAAAAGCACTCTTGTTTCTCAGTCTTTGAGGGAAACTCTCTAACAGTTATAGAAAGAAATGTCTGATCTCCTACATTCATTGGATCTTTCGCAGCTACCTTCACATAATATACATATCacgtgaaagaaatcaaagaataCTTGCTCCCATGAGAAGAAATAGGAGTGGAAAGCTTTCTTTATATGTGCAAACAGATAAATAGTACGAGGAAAAGGAATTTTAATTGAACGGGAATATAAGCATGAGTTACCCTTGAAAGCTTATGTTCGTGTGTTCGAACACCCAAATCAGAACTCGTTGCCAAATCAGATGATTCTCTTCGAATCTGTTACATAGTTTAAGGTCAAAATGGCTTGAAATATCAGGAGAAGAACCATTTAACCTTTTTTTCACTATTAAGCCTTCCGGTTTCCGCCATGACCCCAAATTTGGTAAAAAGTGAAAATTCACATGGAATATCATTTATGAGAAAAAaccaatttcaaaatatttttgctaATCTTTTGTTCCTACCAAAACTTCACTTTAACATGAAATCTGGATCAGGGAGGTGTTAAATGTATTTCCAAATCCCCACGTTATGCcgttactttttaccaccacctcaaaccaacaaaaagaagacaaaaaatattGCTGTAATGTTTCTGAAAAAGGGAAATGCGACATACTAAAAATTCACAACATCAATCTCGAATTCGTAACTTTCACATAAAAAGTTCGtaacacaaaaccaaaatgttatgaattcaaTGAATGCATATCATACACATCCTTGTATTGTAGCATTTCCCTCTAAAAAAATCAGGGGGAAACGAATATGGAACAAAATCATCCTGCATACAAACAGCAATCATTCGAGGGCCCGTTTGGTTCACACTACTTGTTGCTTATTTGtcataaatttatttattttataagtaaATCAATATATTAGAAataaggcattaagggaatgccgcccatataccttatttataaaaaaataaacaacacGCAAACCCGATGATAAGCAAAATGTGCTCTTAAATTCATAGTTATTAGGATTATTGAGGGCTAGACATGTCTCAGGCGAAAGAGTTTCTGCACAAGAGACCTCGGAAGCTGAGGGCAGCACCGTAGGACCCACTTAAGCGCCGTGGTGGCGGTAACGGCGTCATCAGAACGCCGTCCTGACAGCTCCTTTCCAAGCAAAGCGCCGTCGACGGTCGAATTATTGAACGGCGGTAAGGTGAACAACTTGTCCTTAGACTTCTCATCTTTCCTTTCAGCCACCGCATCGGTCGTGGAGGTGCTGTATTGAGATTGAAATTCCTGAAAGGCTAAGCCTCGAGATGCGGCGGCGAACGGTTGGACGGCGCGGCGGAGGAGGGCGGAGGAGAGATTCATTTTGTGGGGTTATAGGTTTGGGCTTGATGGACCTGAGGGCTTTAGAGTAGTGGGGGTTTAACAGGAAAGACTTTTGGTAATAGACTTGCGCGTTTcgttaagaaaaaataaataaaaataaatatttatttttaaaaattataggTGAAAGACTAACTTGtatcgtaaaataaaaaataagtacttaaataaAAATCTTAGTGAAAGGAAGCCTTGATAATTcttttggttataaaaaaaaggaggcTATCTTAGCCCAATGAATAAATGGGCTTTTGCCTTTTTAGTGGGCCCAATACTCAACGAAGGCTTAAAGTGTTCagcctaatttattttttctttaaaatagtGTGTATTATTGATGTTAAgtgatattttgtttaaaaaattaattaatcattTATTTCGAGAAGAagaattatatataatataaaaggAAATGATACATACAAAGAAGaataacaaagaaaatattCTTAAAGATGATGTCATTGCGTGGGACCCACCCATCCAACCAAACtcattaaattttcttttgttttatattttcGGGCtctcatcccctctctctctctctctcctcgtgtAAACCCTCCAAAAAGGAAAGGGGGACCAtctctctttttcattttggcGCTAAAGATGATTTCAAAATACTTTCATTTTGCAGCTAAACAGGGCTCTAAAACAGCCCTTCTTTTACTCTAAATTACCTCTTGCACTCACATGTTATCCTCTATGATATACTTACCATAACATACTAAaaccatccacagtggtataatcaaaaaccaattgtttttaaagttaacaatgttggtgcaaaaaatggcttacaatggtataatcaaacttaacaacatccttagaaataatcaaattttgggctttgaataaccaaaattagcaaccttttttcaataatcaaaatttgtggaccctacaccatataagttaactagttccaaaatttgtatacacacttgtttcaactagtattttcttcttttcttcttcgcTTACTCTATATGTTCTTCACTCCactcacaaactatttctctttctttctctccaaaagTAAAGCTCAAATCTtccgatcatctacaattcaacccatcatcTCCAGATTAATGTATTTCACTATTCTTTCCCGTTTCTATCCccccaaaaataataataataataataaataataataaataaattaaattaattaataaaataaaaattcatagtaggagagaagaaagtcaccgattttttcacaaaattaaaACGTAAatagagggaagtgaatgacgggaagcagagggggagagagtgtgtgaaattgtagtggacctcTTATTATGGTTATGGACTAgagtgaccattgtgaagctcaacattattaagcttaacaacctcttaagtgaataatcaaaagctgatgtgtcaacttttgattatccttttttaattataccactgtggatggccttatgaTGGTATTTAGTTTGTACTTGTTATTTTGATTAGGGTCAATACCAGTTTTCTCCATCTTGAAGGACAAGAGTTCagggagtgcaattttgttcaccctctttaaaagagggtgaacattactctctctcttattggttgaaatgatgtggaccccaccacaaagtgatgtcatgcttatcatgcaatacactttttgataagcatgacatcactttgtgataGGGTCCAcattatttcaaccaataagaaggagGATAATGTTTACTCTCTTAAGTGAATGGTGAAGAAAACTCAACTCGAGTTCATGAATTCACCAATATGCTAAACACCACACGACCCCCCGAAGTTCAAAGAACTCCAAAATTCTATGATGGTTGAAGTTCAAGATGCTAGATACCTCTTTTTTTGGGCATGTTTTCTGGTTACCACTCCTAAGATGGAGGAAGTTCAAAATGAGAAAGTtctgtcttttgttttttgggactTTTAGTTTGCTCTGGCATCTAGAAATGGCACTTTTTTGCAAATTTACACGCCTTTTGTTGGCACTTTTTTTTCCTACGTGGGCACTTTGTTTTAAATTATAACAGTTCTCTGTTCAACACCATCATTGTATCCAACATTGCACAGTTCCATTGAATGAGAATCTGTTGGCAAGCCGGTGGATTGCACCGCTGCAATCAAGAACCGCAATTGCAACATTTGAACCCGAGGTACCCCTTATGTTCCTAAAATGAACATCGCTGATCTTCACAAATGATGCCTGCCGAGAAAATTTGATCAATAGCAGAGTTACCAAGATATTCATTTGAAGATTGTTCTTGACGAaatttttcatatataatcGTCAACTATGGAAACAGAAATATATAATTAGGGTTCGAACCAAAAAAATTCCCAATTTCccaaacccttttttttggttcgaaCAAGTTATAGTGACATTAAGGTAGAATCGACTGAAATTGTAGGGTCATCGACAACCCACACACAAAGGGAGAGATAGTGAGAGAGACTGAGGGAGAGCATGGAATTTGTTGTCGGTGCTGTGGTGTCGCAATTTTCGCATGTTGTGATGTCACGAAggttcggtggtggtggtgggtgtcgTCGGTTTAGCAGCAAAATTATAAAGTGGAAAACATAATCCCTGCAAGGTGTACACGAAGAGGGGAGAGAGGTATttctgtttgaccaaaaaaaagaaaaaaaacgggGGGCGGGGAGGGGGGATAAGGGCTGGCCCgagaatataaaataaaataaaatttaatgagttTGGTTGGATGGGCGAGTCCCATGCAATGACATCatctttaagggtattttctttgctATTCTTCTTTGAATTAGAGGTGTTACaaacccgaccggaccgaaaatGTCCAAACAAATCGACCTTTTGGTTCGGTCTTCGGTTTGGGTGGTGGCAGAAAATTTTGGGTTCGGGGcgaaccgaaccaaaccgaactTATTTCTATTCGGTCACAATTTTGTTAAATCTGGACCGACCGGACCAAACCGAACCGACAGGaccgaaaccaaaccaccccgaaCTGAACCGACTATATACTCAATACGTATATTTATATAATTGGGTTTAATCTATACCGTAGATTTGTTTTGTGTGTAATCTACATCGTCCTCATAACTCAAACCCTATAATTATCCTCTCTGGCTCAGAGCCTCTCATTCCCGCAGCCACAGCTCACAATGGCTGGAGAACTCATCCCTTATTCCCCTTCTCTCACCCTACGGTTCCTAtccaaggatgggatcaggggggtctagtggcggtgACCACcgcgacaagaattttaaataatgcaattattatatataaaaaaaaattatgctcaacttatatagtctcgccaccactaaatttttttattatacatttcgccactatTAGGGTAAAATCCTGTTTCCGTCCTTGTCCCTACCCCTTCTCTCGCCCTACCCCTCTCTCACCATGGCCGAAGACTGATCTCTACAAAATTTGTGGCACGAACCAGACACTCACACAGAAACCTCAAACCTCTGAAACTCTTCTCTGTTCTCTTTCacagatctctctctctgtacctATTTGTAGTCTGCATATGGAGGGTCTCCAACCAATAgttcttaggccccgttccagaacaccttctcaaaaaataagtacttatttcacattttcaaactcaaaaataatgtaaatgaaaaatattttttcaattttttttgcaccatattaaagatcccAATgtgatctatcaaacaagatccatattgatagaaaaataatttgcgtaaacacatgatttttaagcttgaaattgccttcttaaaaaataagtacttattttcctttccgaaacggagccttattCAGTTCTGAGCCCCATCAATTTCTTCGATCTTATTAAGTTCTATTTTTCCTCaaaggttttattttttcaataattctaTAGGTACCGACCCTCCTcctaccgaaatcgtaccgacggtcgTCTCCGGGCCGTTTCTAGCCACcagacagccgatccgagccgtccaaaaatt
It encodes:
- the LOC131326803 gene encoding RNA pseudouridine synthase 4, mitochondrial-like yields the protein MNLSSALLRRAVQPFAAASRGLAFQEFQSQYSTSTTDAVAERKDEKSKDKLFTLPPFNNSTVDGALLGKELSGRRSDDAVTATTALKWVLRCCPQLPRSLVQKLFRLRHIRRESSDLATSSDLGVRTHEHKLSRVAAKDPMNVGDQTFLSITVREFPSKTEKQECFCDEEEMEFLRSLELYKDSAIIVVNKPPGMPVQVSYRHLQSYIYLCTDKLWPLSHLIQLMYLDRVEHKKQFR